TTCTACAGGTTCTTCGTTTGTGTGGATAACGCAATCGCGACCTATTAGCACGGGAACTGCACCCAGCAAAACAACTGCCAGTGCAGTTCCTATGAGAATTGCTACGCACTGCGAGTCGCTTCGAATAGAAACCACCCACGCCGTTGGACCTGGTCGATCCAGTTCTCGAGAAGGCCGGCTGAAGCTATATCACCCGCTTCCTCACAGAGCGTGTGGACAGCGCGCATTCGCAAGACCAATGCTTTCTCTTCTTCATGAAGCTCGCTCAACATGTCGGCTGGGGTGACGAAGTCAACATCATTGTCGGCGACCCTTTGTAGACGAGCGATTTGTCCGATTGATCTTACGGTATTTCCACCGATCTGTTCTTCGTCTTCACATAGAGCGCGAAGGCATCAGCGAGAAGTGCTTTCATTGGCATGAGCGGCCTCATTTCCGCGACTACCATCTTTTGCTGGACGATCACACGGACCAGATCTTTGCGATGACTGACGATCTTGCCGAGTGTGTCCGAAAGCATTCATAGCAGAGGCGATCTCAGATATCGATTTGGAATCGATGTCGGACGGCGTATTCAATGGAAAGTTGCGGAGCGATCAATTCAGGCCTCTCTGGCATGAGCTTTCCTTTCGTTTTTGGGGAAATAGGGACACACCTAACGACCGGCGATAGTTATATAGGACGTAACGATGACACGAAGAGTAGGACTACCCCGCAGCCTGAATAGCAGTCGTCAACTGCGGGATATCCGCTATGGAACTCAACGAGCCGGCAGTTCGGGGTGCGCAATCACTGGACAATTGATGATCAGACCAGAAGGATGCAAACCACCGACAAGGGCTTTTGGATGGTGAGGAGTCGTCGCCTGTGGCGTTTTTGCTCATTGAAAGGATTCGATGGACTTTACCCTTCTGAATGGCCTTGGGTACCCACGCACTTACGAACCGGCGGCGGCTCAGTATTGGAGGGCAGATGGCTCAGATCGATCCCTCTGGGCTCCAATTCTACTCACAGACCAGAGACGGCCGTTGCAGGCGAAATAAGCCGCTACTTCATTTTGATAACTCTGCAGCTTGTAGTCGTCATACCCATCGAGTCCGCTCCCGCACCCAGGCGCTGCTTACAGACTGAATGATGTACGTCGTGTCCTAATCCGGGGCGTCGGGGAGTAAATGCCTTCCCTCAAATCAACTTGATTGGTCTAGGCCATCGCGGATACGCCGGCTAATCCTAAATCGGTTCTGGTGTGCCTCCGTCGCTTACTTATGACTCGCTCTCGCAGCTTCTTAGCCAACCCGACATATGCTTTCACCTCACACGCAAGGCTACCTCGCCGCTCCTCATCATGCTTGCCACTAATGATTATCTGGCTGCCTCTGGAGTGCGAGACCCTGCATGTCGTCCCATCGCATAGCCAAGCCCCATCCGTAGAGCGTTCGAGAGTGTTTGTCGTCGTCGTGGATCGAGCTATACAGAGCGATCGTGATTTCGTTGCGACCGCGATGCAGTGGAATTTGAATTGAGCTATTTTCCAAGGAGAGTCGGCCATCAGGACGTTGCCGCTCGGATTCCGGATCATAGAAATTTTTCTCGGAGTTTATCAAAGACCCATTCGCAAAAACCCACACCTGGCCGATCCAGCCCAAC
The nucleotide sequence above comes from Tunturibacter empetritectus. Encoded proteins:
- a CDS encoding ferritin-like domain-containing protein, whose amino-acid sequence is MGGNTVRSIGQIARLQRVADNDVDFVTPADMLSELHEEEKALVLRMRAVHTLCEEAGDIASAGLLENWIDQVQRRGWFLFEATRSA